Genomic window (Alteromonas pelagimontana):
GACGCTGGAAGAGGGACTGAATGGCACGACTATCGAGCTGGTACCAGCGAGCTTATCAGATGATCAAGTTGCGACAGCACCACACTTAGCCGCCCTTGCCCCCTGGAGTGGACAGTGGACGCCAGAAGAAGCTAAACAACTTCTCACTTATCAGGTGGTTCTTGCGGGATATAACAGCGAGGGTACGTTGGTGGCGGCGACCGGTGTGCAAACTGCGAAAGCGCTGGACGCGCTATATACTAGCGAAGAAGATGATGCTGATGAAACGCAGTTGGGTGCTATATATACCGATACTGGCATTACTGCTGCGGTCTGGGCACCTACAGCACAAAGTGTAACACTACTTACCTATTCCGACAGCAAAACCCTGGCAAATTCCTTTACCATGACCCGAGATGATACTTCAGGCGTATGGCGCTATGAGGGAAATATGGATTTAGATAGGGCGTTATATCGATATCAGGTGGTGGTGTATCATCCAGCAACAAAAACCCTTGAAACCCTTGAAGTCACAGACCCTTATTCTGTCTCTTTAACTACCAACGGCCGTTTCTCTCGCTTTGTCAATCTGCAAGATGAGGATTTAAAACCGCAGGGCTGGGAAACTCAGGCCATTCCCACTATTGCTAATCCGGAAGATGCAGTGATTTATGAAGGCCATATTCGTGACTTTAGCGCCCGGGACGAATCCACTTCACCAGCAAACCGTGGAAAATACTTGGCGTTTACTGAACAAGGCACAGCGCCAGTCACGCATTTACAAAAGCTGGTTGAAGCGGGGCTTACCCACTTTCATATTTTACCTTCCAACGACATAGCCACCGTCGACGAGGACCCTGCAAATACGGTTTCCTTATACAACACCGTTGGTGACCTGTGTCGGTTAAACGGGCAAGCGCCAATCTGTGACGAAGAACCTGCAACGAGTGTGCTGCTGGATGTGTATAACAGCTACGATCCGTTGGCGGAAGCCGAAAAAGCGCAAGCTCTTACTCAACAAATCAGAGGCGTAGATACCTTCAACTGGGGCTACGATCCTCAACATTATAGTGCGCCAGAGGGCAGTTATGCATCTGATGCTGAAGGCGTGGCACGAATAGTAGAAATGCGCGCAATGATTCAGGCGCTTCATGAGTTAGGTCTGCGTGTAGCTTTGGATGTGGTTTTCAATCACACCAGTACCTCTGGAGTATACCCTAAGTCAGTCTTGGATAAAGTAGTGCCAGGTTATTATCATCGATACGACGTGCAAACCGGCGCGATTGTGCAGGAAACCTGTTGTGAGGATACTGAGCCGCGCAACGTCATGATGGAAAAGGTGATGAAGGACTCATTGCTCATCTGGGCGCAGGAATATAAATTTGATGCGTTTCGTTTCGACATAATGAGTCAGGCAACCAAAGAGACAATGGTGCGTCTAAAAGCGGCGGTTCAAGAGGTGGACTCTGATACCTATTTTTACGGCGAAGGCTGGTTGAAGGAAGACCGGGGCTACGAGCAGGCAAATCAGCTAAATATGGCTGGCACTGAAATCGGCACCTTTAACGATCGTATTCGTGAGGCAGTCCGTCAAGGGAATATTTTCAATCCTCAAAGCGATCAGGCACTAAGTGATCAGGACAGGGTGAAAGTGGGAATGGCTGGAACCTTAACCGAATTCGTTCTAAAAACATCAAACGGCGCTGCCACTGCCACCAGCAATCTTGGCGGTTACGCCACCGATCCCGCAGACATCATCAATTACGTGTCCAAACATGATAATGAAACCTTGTGGGATCAGTTCAACTACACGTTACCAATGGATCTCTCCCTCTCTGAACGCGTGCGAGCGCAGAATATCGGGATCGGCCTTCCGCTGATGTCTCAGGGAATACCATTTCTGCAAATGGGCGGTGACATGTTGCGCTCCAAGTCGATGGATCGCAACAGCTACGATTCAGGCGATTGGTTCAACTACCTCGATTTTACTTACAACACCAACAACTGGAACGTCGGACTACCATTAGCTGAGGACAACGACGTTCGCTGGAAAGAAATGGGCGAGTTCATTAATTCTTCCCAGCGAGCAGCGACCATGAGTGACATCGAGTTTGCTTCTGCAGTGTTCAATGAATTTCTCAGTATTCGGTCACAGAGCCCGCTTTTCAGGCTTACCACTATGCAAGACGTTATCGACCGTGTGGGCTTTCATAATATTGGAAAATCCCAACAGCAAGGTTTGATTGTGATGAGTATTGATGATGGCGTATCGCCAGATTCTGATATCACTCTTACTGATATTGATCCTATGCTGGACGCGTTAGTGGTAGTGGTGAATACCGGTTATGAAGAAAAGTCGATAAAGGTCAGTTCAGCGACCGGCTTTAACCTGCACCCTGTGCAGATGAATTCGGTAGATGCAAACGTACGCGGCGCGTTTTTCGCTGAAGGGGAGGGTGACGACGCAGGTAACGGAACCATCACCGTACCCGCCCTCACTATGGCGGTCTTTGTGAAATCGCAAGCAGGAGCGCAAGGCTATGGCTTATCAGCTTATGCTACTTCCGGTGCACCTGATGTGGTTCCCTTTGGAGATACTGCAGTATTTCTGCGAGGCGACATGAATGAGTGGGGAACACTTAATCCGATGATCTATCAGGGAGGCGGCGTTTACCAGGTGTCTTTGAAGATGACCGCAGGGACGGAATATGAATTTAAAGTTGCATCTGATGACTATACTGCCGTGAACTTTGGTGCGCCTGATTCTGCGAACGTTGCTATTGTTGAAGATGAAGAAAAAGTATTAGCAACGAGTAATAATAATCTGGTCTTTACTCCAGCCTTGAGTGCGACTTATCTCTTCAGCTTTAATGCTATAGATCCAGCATCACCGCAAATTACCATTGTTAATGAAGAACCTTTGGCGGGAACTACCGCGTTTCTGCGTGGCGACTTTAACGACTGGAGCACTGACAATGCGTTTACCTACGTGGGCCGCGGCCAATATTCTGCAACATTATCGTTAGCTGCGGGGACCTACAATTTTAAGGCGGCTTCAGATGACTGGTCGACGGTTAATTTTGGCGCTATCAGTGCTGCATATGTTGATAAAACGGTGATAATAGGGGGAACAACCGAGGTAGCAGATACCAGCGAAAATCTGCAGATCACTGTGGAGGAAGACGCTGAATACAGCTTTATACTGAATATGAGCAACGCCGAACAGCCAGTGGTAAAGGTGTTTGAAACAGCATTTTTTGGCACCACGCCAGTGTTTATTCGTGGTGGGATGAACGAGTGGGGCACCGAGCATGAGCTGGTGTATCAGGGCAGCGGTATCTACAGTACTGAAATTACGTTAAGTAAAGGAGCCACCGAGTTTAAAGTAGCGTCTGAAGATTGGGCTACTATTGATTTCGGCACTCCCGAAGATGCGATAAGTAATGGGATTGTCGCCAATTCGGCCAAGGTTTTAGGGACGAGTAATATAAATTTGTTCTTGGATTTACCTGCTGGCACTTATCGGTTTGAAGTCGCGGGGCCGGACGGTTCTGCGCCAATAGTAACGGTGATCCCGATATAGTGATCATTCAGAAACAAATAATTTAAGCCGCTACTCTTAGCGGCTTTTTTTATTTAAATAGCTTTATGTGCGACAAGATGGGAACGATAAGCGCATGGATGGACCCATTTGCGCCAGCGATAGAAAAACAGGAAGTCTTAAAAAACCGTGAAATTATCTTCGCTGGCTCTGTTAGCGTGCTCCTGCTCCAGAAGTTCGGCGACGAGATCTTCACTTATTGCACAAAGCATCTGCGATTCCGCCCTGCCTGGTTGAGGAAAAGAAACTTCGCACTTTTCGAGCCGAATCAGCTTTATGTATAGGATACTAAACCTGTTGCCAACGGCGGCTGGTTGTTTCAAAGTTCTACGCAGAGCCTCAACAGGCCACAGATCTACAACGACGCTTTGCAATTTATGGACAATCCACCGGCCGATTGCAAGGTGACAATTCTTGCTCCTTCGGAACATTTTAAAATCAGGGCACTCACTATGGATAAATTAAAGCTCACGTTAGGCTATCGTGAAGGAAAGAAAGCGGCAGGCGCGCATTTACGCGGTATTAAAGAAAATGAACCATTAACCGTTGCTCAAGCTATAGGCGGAGTGTGATCCTCATAACCGCTACAGTGGAAGAACCTGGCAGTTGAAACGGCAACTGCAGGTTCTTCATCGGCTGTTTAATCAGCGTTAACAATAATATTGTCTAGCTGATAAACCGCACCCTGGGCTCTATCCCACTCTGGAAATATCAATACAAGTTTCACTTTCTCTAAGTTGAGACCCATGTTAGCTAACGTACTAAGATCGTAGGTAAAATGCTGCCACTGACCAACTTGAGGTTGTGCGCCTTCATTACTTTGAACTAACTCAAGTTGCGCAAAGCTACCATCAGCACCTTCTACCTTCATAAGCAGCAGTGCGCCCGGATCATTGGATGGTGACACAAGCTTCATGTCAAACTCCAGGGTCCCTTCAAAAACCGCTGTCAAATCGTGCGGCAATGTGGCGCTAAGTCCTGAGACAGTGGGCGCAGGTCCAAAAAAATCTACGTTAGCAACGGGACCACGCTCAGCGTCTTGTACAACGGAAATTGCAGCATTGGCGCAACAATCCCACAGGCTCCATCCTTCGGTAAAGCCATCGTCAAAGATAGGAAAGGTATCTGAGACAGTGACGTTGATAGGCGTATTGTTCGAATCATCACCATCGCCGACAAGTTTTACGTTGTCTATTTGCATTACCACGCCTTGCTGATTTCCCCAAGCAGGAAAAACCACTAAAGGCGTATCAACCTGAGTTAAGTCCAAAGAAGAACCTGGATGAGTAACCAGATCAGCGATAGGAATAGAGTAATGTTTCCATTCCCCGATCGCTGGAGCTTCAATAGGAAAATCACCAGAACCGCAGGGGTTTCCACATTCCATTTTGACATTAAAGGTTCTTTCTGCACGATCGTCATTCAGCACTAAAAGATCAAAATCAATGGTGTCGAAATTACTGACATCCAGTTTCGCCGGCTGATTGTCAGTGCCTACCTGCGTCTGAAAATACACCACAGATTCGTTGGTATTGAAGGTTACCTGTTTCACTTCGCCATGGTCACCGTCGCTACTAACAACCTGTTCAATATCAACTGTGCCGCTTGCAACGTATTTGTTAATGCCAAACGGAGGATGATCTACGTCATCGAAGATAACCGCAGTAGCCACGCCGTCAAGACTGTACTGGAAACGAATGTTATCCAAGGCATAAGTCATGGGGCCAGTGGTTTCTACCACAAAAGGATTAACCAGAGCATCCACGTTAGCGAAGTTACCCGGCGCAAAACGGTTTCCTTGTGCGAGTAAATCGGCAACAGAAATATGAATTTCCTGCCATTCGCCAACAGCCGGTAAAGGAACGGTGGTATCGCTGACTGCAGGCCATCCGCTATCCATTTTTACCAACAGACTTGAATCCGCATCATTGTTTATGACTCTTACGTCAAAAACCAGTTCGCCGTATTCGGCAAAATGGGTAAGGCTGATGGCCGGGTCAGTATTCACATACATGTTGCCTGTGTCGCCTGTTTGGGTGATTTGCAGTACATTGCCATGTTCACCGTCTTCAACCGTTTCAATCGCAACACTGCCGTTAGGATTATAACTGCCGATGGACATACCTTCTAACAAGCTGTTCAGGTAGATGTTAAATACCGGGCCTGCACCTAAGTTTTCAACAGGATCAATAATTTCAGGTGTTGGGACACCTGGCACTTGCGTCGCATCAGGGTTTATCGACGCACAACCTTCACCGGTGGAAGGATTAACAGAGCATTCGTACACCCGCACGTAATCGACTTCCATCGTTTGGGGGAAGACTGTGTCATCAATGCCTGTTTCATTAGTATTACCTGCCCAAGCGCCGCCCACGGCAACGTTCAACAACAAGTGGAAACGCTCGTTAAAGGGAGCACTACCTTGTGCAGTCTGCCATTGGCCGTTTTCATCCTGATATTGCGCGTACCATCCTTCTTGCGTTTGCGTTGCAAAATGCACATCATCAACGTACCAGCGGATTTCGCCGTCTTCCCACTCAATAGCGTATTCGTGAAAACCATCAGCAGGATTGGCATTATCAGGTAAACGGTAAGGCGCGCCTGAGCTCACATTTCCTGGCCAAATGCGGCCGAAATGCAAGGTGCCGTAGGTACGATCTTCTGGCGCGCCGTTGGCGGTGGGATCATCAGAAGCGGCCTTTAAGTTTACCGCCTCCATAATGTCGATTTCACCCGATGCTGCCCATGGGCCATAAACGTAGTCGGTGGGAAGCATCCAGATAGCGGGCCAGGTTCCTTGACCGGACGGCAGCTTCGCTTTTATTTCAAAGCGGCCGTAGGTCCAGTCGCCTTTATTAATCGTGCGAAGCCGAGCCGATGTATAGGGTAGGGTAGCAAGACTATCCGTATTCCCATCAGGATTATCAGGGCCAATAAAGGTTTCCTTCTTTGCAATAATCG
Coding sequences:
- a CDS encoding alpha-1,6-glucosidase domain-containing protein, with product MLSFKRTLALTALIYSILLLTACGGSEVESGDNDLLTCDAPEVPDAAGTSCVAPPPIACDPPTVPNEANDACVVGADPSLPDPVFFPGDQQAVLYFNRASVDADNSANDPAYEGWRLHTWNNDECDAYADADSDWANGRQPTGIDPNYGAYWVLELKENYGSCHNFIVHKGTDDAGKELGGGDFQGSLIQDDEKYTRMNFTLSGEATIFGFPIMSLGPQPVEIEGVAAHWLDTNTLLWNTPEGVESVKLHYSENATLTVTLEEGLNGTTIELVPASLSDDQVATAPHLAALAPWSGQWTPEEAKQLLTYQVVLAGYNSEGTLVAATGVQTAKALDALYTSEEDDADETQLGAIYTDTGITAAVWAPTAQSVTLLTYSDSKTLANSFTMTRDDTSGVWRYEGNMDLDRALYRYQVVVYHPATKTLETLEVTDPYSVSLTTNGRFSRFVNLQDEDLKPQGWETQAIPTIANPEDAVIYEGHIRDFSARDESTSPANRGKYLAFTEQGTAPVTHLQKLVEAGLTHFHILPSNDIATVDEDPANTVSLYNTVGDLCRLNGQAPICDEEPATSVLLDVYNSYDPLAEAEKAQALTQQIRGVDTFNWGYDPQHYSAPEGSYASDAEGVARIVEMRAMIQALHELGLRVALDVVFNHTSTSGVYPKSVLDKVVPGYYHRYDVQTGAIVQETCCEDTEPRNVMMEKVMKDSLLIWAQEYKFDAFRFDIMSQATKETMVRLKAAVQEVDSDTYFYGEGWLKEDRGYEQANQLNMAGTEIGTFNDRIREAVRQGNIFNPQSDQALSDQDRVKVGMAGTLTEFVLKTSNGAATATSNLGGYATDPADIINYVSKHDNETLWDQFNYTLPMDLSLSERVRAQNIGIGLPLMSQGIPFLQMGGDMLRSKSMDRNSYDSGDWFNYLDFTYNTNNWNVGLPLAEDNDVRWKEMGEFINSSQRAATMSDIEFASAVFNEFLSIRSQSPLFRLTTMQDVIDRVGFHNIGKSQQQGLIVMSIDDGVSPDSDITLTDIDPMLDALVVVVNTGYEEKSIKVSSATGFNLHPVQMNSVDANVRGAFFAEGEGDDAGNGTITVPALTMAVFVKSQAGAQGYGLSAYATSGAPDVVPFGDTAVFLRGDMNEWGTLNPMIYQGGGVYQVSLKMTAGTEYEFKVASDDYTAVNFGAPDSANVAIVEDEEKVLATSNNNLVFTPALSATYLFSFNAIDPASPQITIVNEEPLAGTTAFLRGDFNDWSTDNAFTYVGRGQYSATLSLAAGTYNFKAASDDWSTVNFGAISAAYVDKTVIIGGTTEVADTSENLQITVEEDAEYSFILNMSNAEQPVVKVFETAFFGTTPVFIRGGMNEWGTEHELVYQGSGIYSTEITLSKGATEFKVASEDWATIDFGTPEDAISNGIVANSAKVLGTSNINLFLDLPAGTYRFEVAGPDGSAPIVTVIPI
- a CDS encoding glycoside hydrolase family 16 protein is translated as MKNSLSLLISSLLMGGMSAPALADWTDVEAPLTISQARQTFDRVNKAYVVNVTITNQSDMSISGPMRLLIANSSLDVVQMSGETEDGVPFIDVSTDSLASGSAMTVPVRFEFARGNITFDAQLQQDSEQENNWVMVWQDEFDGDEIDSSKWSFEENCWGGGNGEQQCYTNREDNAYVDNGVLTIIAKKETFIGPDNPDGNTDSLATLPYTSARLRTINKGDWTYGRFEIKAKLPSGQGTWPAIWMLPTDYVYGPWAASGEIDIMEAVNLKAASDDPTANGAPEDRTYGTLHFGRIWPGNVSSGAPYRLPDNANPADGFHEYAIEWEDGEIRWYVDDVHFATQTQEGWYAQYQDENGQWQTAQGSAPFNERFHLLLNVAVGGAWAGNTNETGIDDTVFPQTMEVDYVRVYECSVNPSTGEGCASINPDATQVPGVPTPEIIDPVENLGAGPVFNIYLNSLLEGMSIGSYNPNGSVAIETVEDGEHGNVLQITQTGDTGNMYVNTDPAISLTHFAEYGELVFDVRVINNDADSSLLVKMDSGWPAVSDTTVPLPAVGEWQEIHISVADLLAQGNRFAPGNFANVDALVNPFVVETTGPMTYALDNIRFQYSLDGVATAVIFDDVDHPPFGINKYVASGTVDIEQVVSSDGDHGEVKQVTFNTNESVVYFQTQVGTDNQPAKLDVSNFDTIDFDLLVLNDDRAERTFNVKMECGNPCGSGDFPIEAPAIGEWKHYSIPIADLVTHPGSSLDLTQVDTPLVVFPAWGNQQGVVMQIDNVKLVGDGDDSNNTPINVTVSDTFPIFDDGFTEGWSLWDCCANAAISVVQDAERGPVANVDFFGPAPTVSGLSATLPHDLTAVFEGTLEFDMKLVSPSNDPGALLLMKVEGADGSFAQLELVQSNEGAQPQVGQWQHFTYDLSTLANMGLNLEKVKLVLIFPEWDRAQGAVYQLDNIIVNAD
- a CDS encoding DUF6363 domain-containing protein, translated to MFQSSTQSLNRPQIYNDALQFMDNPPADCKVTILAPSEHFKIRALTMDKLKLTLGYREGKKAAGAHLRGIKENEPLTVAQAIGGV